In the Paenibacillus pabuli genome, one interval contains:
- a CDS encoding four-carbon acid sugar kinase family protein: protein MKTNNRSVEEVFSKIPSPDTNLIHGMIEQELQHFNPKIIVLDDDPTGVQTVHGISVYTDWSIDSIDRGFKEDHSMFFILTNSRGFTAAETTKAHQEIAANIVAAAKKNNREFTIISRGDSTLRGHYPLETKVLKDTVEAKSDIRFDGEILLPFFKEGGRFTIDNIHYVQYDTELVPAGETEFAKDRTFGYTKSHLGEWAEEKSNGQYKADQMTYISLESLRAINIDLIEQQLLKVENFNKVIVNAVDYSDVQVFTIALIRAINKGKHFMFRSAAALTKVIGGVSDKSLLTRKEMMSDNTNHGGLVIIGSHVKKTTEQFEELKKSSAVEFVEFNVHLVLEPDQFENELHRVVETTNELILQGKNVAVYTRRERLDLGEDRKEEELKLSVKISDAVTSIVKRLEVRPSYIIAKGGITSSDIGTNGLEVKRATVAGQIRPGIPVWTTGSESKFPGISYVIFPGNVGTKTDLREVVEMLSAK, encoded by the coding sequence ATGAAAACAAATAACCGATCTGTAGAAGAAGTTTTCAGCAAAATTCCTTCTCCTGATACGAACCTTATCCATGGAATGATTGAACAAGAGCTTCAACACTTTAATCCCAAAATTATCGTTTTGGATGATGATCCAACGGGTGTTCAAACCGTACATGGGATCTCGGTCTATACGGATTGGTCCATAGATAGCATCGACAGAGGATTTAAGGAAGACCATTCGATGTTCTTTATTCTCACCAATTCACGTGGATTTACAGCTGCTGAGACGACAAAAGCACACCAGGAAATTGCTGCAAATATCGTAGCAGCTGCCAAGAAAAACAACCGTGAGTTCACCATTATTAGTCGTGGAGATTCCACACTTCGAGGCCACTATCCACTTGAAACTAAAGTGTTAAAAGACACCGTTGAAGCAAAGTCAGATATACGGTTTGACGGTGAAATACTCCTCCCTTTCTTCAAAGAAGGCGGACGCTTCACAATCGATAATATTCACTATGTTCAATATGACACGGAACTGGTTCCTGCTGGAGAAACCGAATTCGCCAAGGACCGCACCTTTGGTTATACCAAATCACATTTAGGGGAGTGGGCTGAGGAGAAATCGAATGGTCAGTATAAAGCCGATCAGATGACGTACATCTCGCTTGAAAGTCTGCGTGCCATCAACATTGATCTCATTGAACAGCAGCTGTTGAAAGTGGAGAACTTCAATAAAGTTATCGTGAATGCGGTTGACTATTCCGATGTTCAAGTCTTCACCATTGCTTTAATTCGAGCCATCAATAAAGGTAAACATTTTATGTTTAGAAGTGCTGCTGCACTTACGAAGGTCATCGGAGGCGTTAGTGACAAAAGCCTGCTCACGCGTAAAGAAATGATGAGTGATAACACAAATCATGGCGGATTAGTCATCATTGGATCCCATGTTAAAAAAACAACGGAACAGTTTGAAGAACTGAAGAAGTCCAGTGCAGTAGAATTTGTTGAATTTAATGTTCACCTTGTTCTGGAACCCGATCAATTCGAGAACGAGCTTCATAGAGTTGTGGAGACAACCAATGAACTGATTCTTCAAGGCAAAAATGTGGCTGTCTATACCAGAAGAGAACGATTGGATCTTGGAGAAGACAGAAAAGAAGAGGAATTAAAACTATCGGTCAAAATTTCGGATGCCGTCACGAGTATTGTCAAACGTTTGGAAGTAAGACCATCGTATATCATTGCTAAAGGTGGGATTACCTCGAGCGATATTGGAACGAACGGCCTTGAAGTAAAACGAGCTACCGTTGCTGGGCAGATTCGGCCTGGTATCCCGGTGTGGACAACGGGGAGCGAAAGTAAATTCCCCGGAATTTCCTATGTCATCTTCCCGGGAAACGTGGGTACCAAAACGGATTTAAGAGAAGTCGTTGAAATGTTGAGTGCGAAGTAA